In Spinacia oleracea cultivar Varoflay chromosome 5, BTI_SOV_V1, whole genome shotgun sequence, a single window of DNA contains:
- the LOC110798713 gene encoding uncharacterized protein, translating to MKAFRTAYTVAFRPITLNPNLSPNFSISFPKPPSISVFLSPSRPRISTFRSAFSSSSSAPSTMADGGTPTPFDGTLGPQFESFRTQLDESGNLRERIRNVAVEIESVNRIMHANLLLVHQSRPIAEVLEKAKSQIGVLKEHFNQLAEIIRESPGQYYRYHNDWRSETQTVVSLLAFMHWLETGSLLLHPEAQEQLGLNTSDFSLDVEDYLVGICFMSNELPRYVVNRVTCGDYDCPRKVLNFLTDLHAAFRMLNLRNDFLRKKFDGMKYDLKRVEEVFYDVKIRGLIDKGDQGSQGQP from the exons ATGAAGGCGTTTCGAACCGCATACACCGTAGCATTTCGCCCTATCACCTTAAACCCTAACCTTTCCCCAAATTTCTCAATTTCTTTCCCAAAACCCCCTTCCATTtctgtttttctctctccttcccgcCCAAGAATCTCAACGTTTCGCTCCGCATTTTCAAGCTCTTCTTCGGCACCTTCAACAATGGCGGATGGCGGAACTCCTACTCCTTTCGATGGTACGTTGGGGCCCCAGTTCGAAAGCTTCCGAACCCAACTTGACGAGTCTGGCAATTTGCGGGAGAGAATTCGAAATGTTGCCGTGGAAATTGAGTCTGTGAATAGGATTATGCATGCTAATCTTCTTCTTGTTCATCAATCTCGCCCTATTGCTG AGGTGTTAGAGAAGGCTAAGTCACAAATTGGTGTGCTTAAGGAGCACTTCAATCAGCTTGCCGAGATCATTCGAGAGTCCCCTGGTCAGTACTACAG ATACCATAATGATTGGAGGAGTGAAACTCAGACAGTAGTTTCGTTGCTTGCATTTATGCATTGGTTAGAGACTGGGAGTCTTCTTTTGCATCCTGAAGCACAAGAGCAGCTTGGAT TGAATACTTCTGATTTTAGCCTGGATGTCGAAGATTATCTAGTAG GAATCTGTTTCATGTCCAATGAACTG CCTAGGTATGTGGTCAATAGAGTGACATGTGGAGACTATGATTGTCCAAGAAAGGTGTTGAACTTCTTGACTGATCTTCATGCTGCTTTTCGGATGCTTAACCTTCGTAATGACTTTTTGCGCAAAAAGTTTGATG GTATGAAATATGACTTGAAAAGAGTTGAAGAAGTATTTTATGATGTGAAGATTCGAGGCTTGATAGATAAAGGAGATCAAGGAAGCCAAGGACAACCTTAA